Proteins from a genomic interval of Haemophilus parainfluenzae T3T1:
- a CDS encoding amidohydrolase family protein, whose protein sequence is MRNHVRSFKTFIRDEIIKKGGWVNAHAHADRAFTMTPEKIGIYHNSNLQQKWDLVDEVKRTSSVDDYYARFCQSIELMISQGVTAFGTFVDIDPICEDRAIIAAHKAREVYKHDIILKFANQTLKGVIEPEARKWFDIGSDMVDMIGGLPYRDELDYGRGLEAMDILLDAAKSRGIMCHVHVDQFNSPKEKETEQLCDKTIEHGMEGRVVAIHGISIGAHSREYRYKLYEKMRQAKMMMIACPMAWIDSNRKEDLMPFHNALTPADEMIPEGITVALGTDNICDYMVPLCEGDLWQELSLLAAGCRFPHLDAMVDIASINGRKVLGLEPV, encoded by the coding sequence ATGAGAAATCACGTTCGTAGCTTTAAAACGTTTATTCGAGACGAAATTATTAAAAAAGGTGGCTGGGTTAATGCTCATGCTCACGCAGATCGTGCTTTTACAATGACACCCGAAAAAATCGGCATTTATCACAATAGTAATCTTCAACAAAAATGGGATTTAGTGGACGAAGTTAAACGTACATCAAGTGTTGATGATTATTACGCCCGTTTCTGTCAATCGATTGAGTTGATGATTTCCCAAGGGGTGACGGCATTTGGGACTTTTGTGGATATCGACCCGATTTGTGAAGACCGAGCCATCATTGCTGCGCATAAAGCTCGCGAAGTCTATAAGCATGACATTATTTTAAAATTTGCGAATCAGACTTTAAAAGGGGTGATTGAGCCAGAAGCACGCAAATGGTTTGATATTGGCTCTGATATGGTGGATATGATTGGTGGTTTACCTTATCGCGATGAGCTTGACTATGGTCGAGGCCTTGAAGCAATGGATATTTTACTTGATGCGGCTAAATCTCGCGGCATTATGTGTCATGTGCATGTGGACCAATTCAACTCTCCAAAAGAAAAAGAAACAGAGCAGCTTTGCGATAAAACTATCGAACATGGTATGGAAGGTCGAGTCGTGGCGATACATGGTATTTCCATTGGTGCGCATAGCAGAGAATATCGTTATAAACTTTATGAAAAAATGCGTCAGGCAAAAATGATGATGATTGCTTGCCCAATGGCGTGGATTGATAGTAACCGAAAAGAAGATTTAATGCCTTTCCATAACGCATTGACACCGGCAGATGAAATGATTCCGGAAGGAATTACAGTCGCGTTAGGTACCGATAATATCTGTGATTACATGGTGCCACTTTGTGAAGGGGATTTATGGCAAGAACTAAGCTTGCTGGCTGCGGGCTGCCGTTTCCCTCATCTTGATGCGATGGTTGATATTGCCAGTATCAATGGACGTAAAGTGTTAGGGTTAGAGCCTGTTTAA
- the gltX gene encoding glutamate--tRNA ligase has product MKIDPPFELDPNVKVRTRFAPSPTGYLHVGGARTALYSWLFAKHNNGEFVLRIEDTDLERSTPEATAAIIEGMEWLNLAWEHGPYYQTKRFDRYNQVIDEMIEQGLAYRCYCSKERLEELRHTQEQNKEKPRYDRHCLHDHNHAADEPHVVRFKNPTEGSVVFDDAVRGRIEISNSELDDLIIRRTDGSPTYNFCVVVDDWDMGITHVVRGEDHINNTPRQINILKALGAPIPVYAHVSMINGDDGQKLSKRHGAVSVMQYRDDGYLPEALINYLVRLGWGHGDQEIFTREEMIKYFELDHVSKSASAFNTEKLLWLNHHYIRELPPEYVAKHLAWHYKDQGIDTSNGPALTEIVTMLAERCKTLKEMASASRYFFEEFESFDEAAVKKHFKAAAIEPLEKVKEKLTALSSWDLHSTHEAIEQTAAELEVGMGKVGMPLRVAVTGSGQSPSMDVTLVGIGRERVLARIQRAIDFIKSQNA; this is encoded by the coding sequence ATGAAAATTGATCCTCCTTTTGAATTAGATCCGAATGTCAAAGTACGTACGCGTTTTGCTCCAAGTCCAACAGGTTATTTGCACGTAGGCGGCGCACGTACAGCCCTTTATTCTTGGTTATTTGCAAAACATAATAACGGTGAGTTTGTATTACGTATTGAAGATACCGATTTAGAGCGTTCTACACCGGAAGCAACAGCAGCAATCATTGAAGGGATGGAGTGGTTAAACCTTGCTTGGGAGCATGGTCCTTATTATCAGACCAAACGCTTTGATCGTTACAATCAAGTGATTGATGAAATGATTGAGCAAGGCTTGGCTTATCGTTGCTATTGCTCTAAAGAGCGTTTAGAAGAACTACGCCATACACAAGAGCAAAACAAAGAAAAACCACGTTATGACCGCCATTGTTTACATGATCACAATCATGCAGCCGATGAGCCACACGTAGTACGTTTTAAAAACCCAACAGAAGGTTCAGTCGTGTTTGATGATGCGGTGCGTGGTCGTATTGAAATCAGCAACAGTGAATTAGATGATTTAATTATTCGTCGTACTGACGGTTCACCAACCTATAACTTCTGTGTAGTGGTGGATGACTGGGATATGGGTATTACTCACGTTGTACGTGGTGAAGACCACATTAACAACACTCCTCGTCAAATTAATATCTTAAAAGCGTTAGGCGCACCAATTCCAGTGTATGCGCACGTTTCCATGATTAATGGTGATGATGGTCAAAAACTCTCCAAACGTCATGGTGCGGTAAGTGTAATGCAATATCGTGATGATGGTTATTTACCAGAAGCCTTAATCAACTATCTTGTTCGTTTAGGTTGGGGTCATGGTGACCAAGAGATCTTTACGCGTGAAGAAATGATTAAATACTTCGAATTAGATCATGTGAGTAAATCAGCAAGTGCATTTAACACGGAAAAATTATTGTGGTTAAATCACCATTACATTCGTGAATTACCACCTGAATATGTGGCAAAACACCTTGCATGGCACTATAAAGATCAAGGTATTGATACTTCAAATGGCCCGGCATTAACTGAAATCGTGACGATGCTTGCAGAACGTTGCAAAACTTTAAAAGAAATGGCATCAGCAAGCCGTTATTTCTTTGAAGAGTTTGAAAGTTTTGATGAAGCAGCGGTGAAGAAACACTTTAAAGCAGCGGCGATTGAACCACTTGAAAAAGTAAAAGAAAAATTGACCGCACTTTCTAGCTGGGATTTACATTCTACTCATGAAGCGATTGAACAAACCGCAGCTGAATTAGAAGTAGGGATGGGTAAAGTTGGGATGCCGTTACGCGTGGCTGTAACAGGCTCAGGTCAATCACCTTCAATGGATGTGACATTAGTAGGCATCGGCCGTGAACGCGTGTTAGCGCGTATCCAACGTGCCATTGATTTTATTAAATCTCAAAACGCTTAA
- the mtgA gene encoding monofunctional biosynthetic peptidoglycan transglycosylase — MSKLQKTKRILTALLHFFRPSWWKKNWQRVAWRFSLAILAFFICFRFIPVPFSAYMVQQKIGHLLQLDFSYSIKYDWVSLDEISPNMQLAVIAAEDQKFPHHWGFDFEAIQKAFKFNEKSRRTRGASTISQQTAKNLVLWHGQSWFRKGLEVPTTALMEIFWSKERILEVYLNIAEFGNGIFGVEAASRYYFKKSAKNLTQSEAALLAAVLPNPIIYKVNKPSALVRQKQSWIMRQMNGLGLNYLKEM, encoded by the coding sequence ATGAGCAAGCTGCAAAAAACTAAGCGAATTCTGACCGCACTTTTACATTTTTTTCGCCCATCTTGGTGGAAAAAAAATTGGCAACGGGTTGCGTGGCGTTTCTCTCTCGCAATCCTGGCGTTTTTCATTTGTTTTCGCTTTATCCCTGTTCCCTTCTCTGCCTATATGGTACAGCAAAAAATCGGCCACTTATTACAGTTAGATTTTAGCTATTCAATCAAATATGATTGGGTGAGTCTTGATGAAATCTCACCGAATATGCAGCTTGCGGTGATTGCTGCTGAAGATCAAAAATTCCCCCACCACTGGGGCTTTGATTTTGAGGCAATTCAAAAGGCTTTTAAATTCAATGAAAAATCTCGCCGAACCCGAGGCGCTTCAACGATTTCACAGCAAACTGCGAAAAACCTCGTTCTCTGGCATGGACAAAGTTGGTTTCGTAAAGGGTTAGAAGTTCCCACAACAGCATTAATGGAAATCTTTTGGTCCAAAGAACGGATTTTAGAAGTGTATTTAAACATTGCAGAATTTGGTAATGGCATCTTTGGTGTGGAAGCTGCCAGCCGTTATTACTTCAAAAAATCGGCAAAGAATTTAACGCAATCAGAAGCGGCATTACTCGCAGCAGTTTTACCAAACCCTATCATCTATAAAGTGAATAAGCCTAGTGCGTTAGTTCGTCAAAAACAAAGTTGGATTATGCGGCAAATGAATGGATTAGGCTTGAATTATCTAAAAGAAATGTAG
- the trpR gene encoding trp operon repressor produces the protein MYISRNLEQWNAFLTTLQSAFEQGKAQDFLTLLLTPDERDAVGLRLQIVAQLLDKNLSQREIQQNLNTSAATITRGSNMLKTMDPDFINWVKSQLDEQAAKN, from the coding sequence ATGTATATTAGTCGCAATTTAGAACAATGGAATGCTTTCCTCACAACCTTGCAAAGCGCATTTGAACAAGGGAAAGCACAAGATTTCTTAACGCTTCTGCTCACGCCTGATGAGCGCGATGCAGTGGGTTTGCGTTTACAAATCGTGGCTCAGTTATTGGATAAGAATCTCTCACAACGAGAGATTCAACAAAATCTCAATACCAGTGCGGCAACCATTACGCGTGGTTCTAATATGCTCAAAACAATGGATCCGGATTTTATAAACTGGGTGAAAAGCCAACTCGATGAGCAAGCTGCAAAAAACTAA
- a CDS encoding transglycosylase SLT domain-containing protein — protein MRALKHTTISLLILTALSGSALANQHAHKSKNETVPQINLAEEQTKWAQQQHAHELKLIEQRATFLQLESLLKSAVKNNHVSNNAKLFLGLIDSLKGYPLQTDAMAAYLDARVKTVNRDTPREEVNALRTDIEQFIQQHASHFLRGKLEQSIFTLFTNAEDTQALAKLTPNNLETQIAVLTAKYQIETANTSQTAENQSNDKNKSAILSEYEQLWLNNAELPNDAQLWAAWYSQGGRTEEKIYQKAEMLFSKNNAKGLEILAKELEKVDGAKENAQVNIDLALYLDLLKNPANLKTLAESLPLIDGNTNKIIHKFAVVLGFSRYLRTIPENMNEPTFTPYEQWAKTWQLNETELRDWKIAFISRFFDNESPNFVQWRDQEILKLNADNLIERRLRTAIWQQTDLLAWLNALSDEAKQKQEWRYWMAKIAAQASDKDAKQRLEALSRERGFYPMLAAVKLGHSYKLEMPKIPQESNIQEKYATELAEIAELRQLDRLGAAKQRWRSLLEKLPQEKQLALSQYANEQNWFELGVDGSIIAKAWDYIGLRLPNAYSQYFDIALSNVNLSATEPQAIVDNRVTKTFAMAIARQESAWNPMAQSSANARGLMQLLPSTAQKTAENQQLPYNGESDLFKPLNNILLGTAHLNELNAKYPNNRILIASAYNAGASRVEKWLARANGKLAMDEFIASIPFFETRGYVQNVLTYDFYYQHLQDKEKLQTFSKEEYDRLY, from the coding sequence ATGCGAGCACTTAAACACACGACAATTTCGTTATTAATTTTAACTGCACTTTCAGGCTCAGCTTTGGCTAATCAGCATGCCCATAAAAGCAAAAATGAAACGGTGCCACAAATTAACCTTGCAGAAGAACAAACCAAATGGGCGCAGCAACAGCATGCTCATGAATTAAAGTTGATTGAACAACGCGCGACTTTTCTGCAATTAGAATCGCTCCTAAAAAGTGCGGTCAAAAATAATCATGTTTCTAATAATGCCAAATTATTTCTTGGGCTTATTGATTCTTTAAAAGGCTATCCATTGCAAACTGATGCTATGGCGGCTTATTTAGATGCGCGTGTAAAAACCGTTAATCGCGATACGCCTCGTGAAGAAGTAAATGCATTACGAACAGACATTGAACAATTTATTCAGCAGCATGCCTCTCATTTTCTACGTGGAAAATTAGAACAAAGCATTTTTACATTATTCACCAATGCTGAAGATACTCAAGCGCTCGCTAAACTCACGCCAAATAATTTGGAAACACAAATTGCCGTGCTCACAGCTAAATATCAAATAGAAACAGCTAATACTAGTCAAACAGCAGAAAACCAATCAAACGACAAGAATAAATCGGCTATTTTATCTGAGTATGAACAACTTTGGCTTAACAATGCGGAGCTTCCTAATGATGCTCAGCTATGGGCGGCTTGGTATTCACAAGGTGGACGCACTGAAGAGAAGATCTATCAAAAAGCGGAAATGCTTTTTAGTAAGAATAACGCGAAAGGTCTCGAAATACTCGCTAAAGAATTAGAAAAAGTTGATGGTGCAAAAGAAAATGCTCAGGTAAATATCGATTTGGCTCTTTATTTGGATCTCTTAAAAAATCCAGCTAATTTGAAAACACTCGCTGAGTCATTGCCATTAATTGATGGTAATACGAATAAAATTATCCATAAATTTGCCGTAGTGCTAGGTTTTTCTCGTTATTTGCGAACCATTCCAGAAAATATGAATGAGCCAACCTTCACCCCTTACGAGCAATGGGCTAAGACTTGGCAATTAAACGAAACTGAATTACGTGATTGGAAAATCGCTTTTATTAGCCGTTTCTTTGATAACGAAAGTCCTAATTTTGTGCAATGGCGCGATCAGGAAATTCTTAAACTCAATGCAGATAACCTCATTGAACGTCGTTTACGTACGGCTATTTGGCAACAAACAGATTTACTCGCCTGGTTAAATGCACTTTCAGATGAAGCAAAACAAAAACAAGAATGGCGTTATTGGATGGCTAAAATAGCTGCTCAAGCATCCGATAAAGATGCGAAACAACGATTAGAAGCTTTATCGAGAGAACGTGGGTTTTATCCAATGTTAGCAGCCGTCAAATTAGGTCATTCCTACAAACTGGAAATGCCTAAAATTCCTCAAGAGTCCAATATCCAAGAGAAATATGCAACTGAATTAGCTGAGATTGCAGAACTACGTCAATTAGATCGATTAGGTGCAGCCAAACAACGCTGGCGTTCTCTATTAGAAAAACTACCGCAAGAGAAACAACTTGCATTAAGCCAATATGCAAATGAACAAAATTGGTTTGAATTAGGCGTGGATGGCTCAATTATTGCGAAAGCATGGGATTATATCGGATTACGTTTACCAAATGCTTACAGTCAATATTTTGATATTGCCCTCAGTAATGTGAATCTCAGCGCGACGGAACCACAAGCCATTGTAGATAATCGTGTCACCAAAACCTTCGCCATGGCAATCGCTCGCCAAGAAAGTGCTTGGAATCCAATGGCACAATCTTCTGCGAATGCGCGTGGATTAATGCAGCTATTGCCAAGTACTGCGCAAAAAACGGCTGAGAATCAGCAACTTCCTTATAACGGCGAATCAGATCTATTCAAACCGCTTAATAATATTTTACTCGGTACAGCTCACTTAAATGAGCTGAATGCTAAATATCCAAATAATCGTATTTTGATCGCCTCTGCTTATAATGCGGGAGCAAGCCGTGTAGAAAAATGGCTTGCGAGAGCCAATGGCAAATTGGCCATGGATGAATTTATTGCCTCTATTCCGTTCTTTGAAACGCGAGGTTATGTTCAAAACGTATTAACTTACGATTTTTACTATCAACACCTACAAGACAAAGAAAAATTACAAACCTTTAGCAAAGAGGAATACGATCGGCTATACTAG
- a CDS encoding YciI family protein yields MYYVIFAQDIPGTLEKRLAVREQHLARLKQLQAEGRLLTAGPNPAIDDENPGEAGFTGSTVIARFESLSAAKNWATQDPYVEAGVYGDVIVKPFKKVF; encoded by the coding sequence ATGTATTACGTGATTTTTGCCCAAGATATTCCTGGCACTTTAGAAAAACGCCTTGCTGTACGTGAGCAGCATCTCGCTCGTTTAAAACAATTGCAAGCTGAAGGTCGCTTATTAACCGCCGGTCCCAATCCAGCCATTGACGATGAAAATCCAGGTGAAGCTGGCTTTACAGGCTCGACTGTGATTGCTCGATTCGAAAGCCTGTCTGCAGCAAAAAACTGGGCGACACAAGATCCTTATGTTGAAGCTGGCGTTTACGGTGATGTGATTGTGAAGCCTTTCAAAAAAGTTTTCTAA
- the yciA gene encoding acyl-CoA thioester hydrolase YciA, translating to MALNLTDKEGRQSKGVLLLRTLAMPSDTNANGDIFGGWIMSQMDMGGAILAKEIAHGRVVTVAVESMNFIKPIAVGDVVCCYGQCLSVGRSSIKIKVEVWVKKVASEPIGERYCVTEAVFTFVAVGKDGKARGIPREGNLELERALATIEELQLSC from the coding sequence ATGGCTTTAAATCTTACTGATAAAGAAGGTCGTCAATCTAAAGGCGTATTATTACTACGTACCTTGGCTATGCCTTCAGATACCAACGCCAACGGCGATATTTTTGGTGGCTGGATTATGTCACAAATGGATATGGGCGGAGCAATTCTAGCAAAAGAAATCGCTCATGGCCGTGTGGTCACTGTTGCTGTTGAAAGTATGAACTTCATCAAACCAATCGCCGTTGGTGACGTGGTGTGTTGTTACGGCCAATGCCTCAGCGTAGGCCGCTCTTCTATTAAAATCAAAGTAGAAGTATGGGTGAAAAAAGTGGCCAGTGAACCAATTGGCGAACGCTATTGCGTAACGGAAGCCGTATTTACCTTTGTGGCTGTTGGGAAAGATGGCAAAGCTCGCGGTATTCCACGCGAAGGCAATCTTGAATTAGAACGTGCGTTAGCCACCATCGAAGAATTACAATTAAGTTGTTAA
- a CDS encoding septation protein A produces the protein MKQLLEFIPLVLFFITYKMFGVREAAIVLVIATIIQMVVLKLKYGMIEKQQKIMAIAVVFFGLLTAYFNEIKYLQWKVTIINALFAIVLLVAQFQFNTPLVKKLLGKEIQLPDNVWNKLNLGWAGFFILCMLVNIYISQNMSEDAWVDFKSFGLLGMTFVATIVSGAYIYRYLPKDDQKNDGEK, from the coding sequence ATGAAGCAACTTCTTGAATTTATTCCTCTTGTTCTCTTTTTCATCACCTACAAAATGTTTGGGGTGCGTGAGGCAGCGATTGTCTTAGTTATCGCGACCATCATTCAGATGGTTGTACTAAAACTGAAATATGGCATGATTGAGAAACAACAAAAAATCATGGCGATTGCTGTCGTCTTTTTTGGTTTACTCACTGCCTATTTCAATGAAATCAAATACCTACAATGGAAAGTCACCATTATTAATGCCCTCTTCGCCATTGTTTTATTGGTTGCACAATTCCAATTTAATACGCCACTGGTGAAAAAGTTATTAGGCAAAGAAATCCAATTACCAGATAATGTGTGGAACAAATTGAATTTAGGCTGGGCAGGATTTTTCATTCTGTGTATGCTTGTAAATATTTATATCAGCCAAAATATGTCTGAAGATGCTTGGGTTGATTTCAAATCTTTTGGTTTACTTGGTATGACCTTTGTTGCAACAATCGTCAGCGGTGCTTATATTTACCGTTACTTACCTAAAGATGATCAAAAAAATGACGGGGAAAAATAA
- a CDS encoding beta-methylgalactoside transporter, translated as MRNQRKTVLLFVGVFIASQFINALVSVPMPSLGNNPDPSQQDIINALSKVEPTALIGSFVFQQLLMSFIATFGIATIHHISQQNQNPINQGLMLTLRRFLGVVVLDIFMSLPLLFGLADVMSSFLSKNALSPLAFVSMVFGLFFFVRLCLSPVHYIVSNQSIGQSALQVWRAGIKRNGVLITYALITYLLLPLLANSIGTTLGTSFLSVIFGILVALFQIFILVFTYRFYSLFMKA; from the coding sequence ATGCGTAATCAGCGAAAAACCGTGCTGCTTTTCGTTGGGGTTTTCATTGCATCACAATTTATCAATGCATTAGTCAGTGTCCCAATGCCGAGTTTGGGTAATAATCCTGATCCATCGCAACAGGATATTATTAATGCGTTGAGCAAAGTGGAGCCAACTGCGCTGATTGGATCTTTTGTATTTCAACAATTGTTGATGTCTTTTATTGCAACCTTCGGTATTGCAACTATTCATCATATTAGTCAGCAAAATCAAAATCCGATTAATCAAGGTCTCATGCTGACATTGCGCCGTTTTTTAGGTGTGGTCGTTTTAGATATTTTTATGAGTTTGCCACTTTTATTTGGCCTTGCTGATGTTATGAGCTCATTTTTAAGCAAAAATGCCCTCTCCCCTCTAGCCTTTGTTTCAATGGTATTTGGTTTATTTTTCTTTGTTCGCCTATGCTTATCGCCTGTGCACTATATTGTCTCCAATCAATCTATAGGACAAAGCGCTTTACAAGTGTGGCGTGCGGGTATTAAACGAAATGGCGTACTCATTACTTATGCCTTGATCACTTATTTACTTTTACCTCTATTAGCGAATAGCATTGGCACAACACTAGGCACATCATTTTTAAGTGTGATTTTTGGCATTTTGGTAGCATTATTTCAAATATTTATTTTGGTATTTACTTACCGTTTTTACAGTTTATTTATGAAGGCATAA
- the purN gene encoding phosphoribosylglycinamide formyltransferase, with protein MKKIAVLISGQGSNLQAIIEACQAGFIPGKIVTVISNKIDSFGLERAKSAGIPSRVFLRQDFASNLDMDKAIGDYLDDLNVDLIVLAGYMKILTKPFTQRFTGKILNIHPSLLPKYPGIHTYQRALENGDSEHGTTVHFVNEEIDGGAIVLQAKVPIFPDDTIEEIELRTREQEYNIYPLVIKWFIEERLKLIENQAYLDGKPLPPNGYANE; from the coding sequence ATGAAAAAAATTGCCGTCCTAATTTCAGGGCAAGGATCGAATCTTCAAGCGATAATTGAGGCTTGTCAAGCAGGCTTTATTCCAGGAAAGATTGTGACTGTCATCAGTAATAAAATCGATTCATTTGGCTTAGAACGCGCTAAAAGTGCGGGCATTCCTAGCCGAGTTTTTTTGCGCCAAGATTTTGCCTCTAATCTCGATATGGATAAGGCTATCGGTGATTATTTAGACGATCTCAATGTTGATCTCATTGTATTAGCTGGTTACATGAAAATCTTAACCAAACCATTCACACAACGTTTTACGGGGAAAATTTTAAATATTCACCCTTCCCTTCTGCCAAAATATCCTGGGATACACACTTATCAAAGAGCACTTGAGAATGGCGACAGCGAACATGGTACAACCGTGCATTTTGTCAATGAAGAGATCGATGGCGGTGCCATTGTGTTACAAGCTAAAGTACCTATTTTCCCTGACGATACAATTGAAGAAATTGAACTTCGTACACGTGAACAGGAATATAATATTTATCCTTTAGTGATTAAATGGTTTATTGAAGAGCGATTAAAACTCATTGAAAATCAAGCCTATTTAGACGGCAAGCCGTTACCACCGAATGGTTACGCTAATGAGTAA
- the purM gene encoding phosphoribosylformylglycinamidine cyclo-ligase produces the protein MSKPSLSYKDAGVDINAGNELVERIKPHVKRTTRPEVIGGLGGFGALCAIPGKYKEPILVSGTDGVGTKLRLAIDLKKHDTIGIDLVAMCVNDLVVQGAEPLFFLDYYATGKLDVDVASDVVKGIAEGCVQSGCALVGGETAEMPGMYHAGDYDLAGFCVGVVEKSEIIDGSQVKVGDALIALGSSGPHSNGYSLIRKVIDVAGVNPATEQLDGRPLSEQVLAPTKIYVKSVLALIKQTEVHAIAHLTGGGFWENIPRVLPKNTKAVIDESSWEWQPVFKWLQEKGNIETYEMYRTFNCGVGMVIALPQSEVETALAILKQSGENAWLIGHIESATDDEPQVIIK, from the coding sequence GTGAGCAAACCATCATTAAGTTATAAAGATGCAGGCGTGGATATTAATGCCGGTAATGAATTAGTTGAACGTATTAAACCACACGTAAAACGGACAACTCGCCCTGAAGTCATCGGGGGATTAGGTGGGTTTGGTGCACTATGTGCCATTCCAGGCAAATACAAAGAACCAATCCTTGTTTCTGGTACAGACGGTGTAGGAACCAAATTACGTTTAGCCATTGACTTAAAAAAACACGATACCATCGGTATTGATTTGGTTGCAATGTGTGTTAACGATTTAGTCGTACAAGGTGCAGAACCACTATTCTTCTTAGATTACTATGCTACGGGCAAACTTGATGTGGATGTTGCTTCTGATGTGGTCAAAGGCATCGCAGAAGGCTGTGTGCAATCGGGTTGTGCATTAGTCGGTGGCGAAACCGCTGAAATGCCAGGTATGTATCACGCAGGTGATTATGACCTTGCTGGTTTCTGTGTGGGTGTCGTTGAAAAATCAGAAATCATTGATGGTAGCCAAGTTAAAGTGGGTGATGCCCTAATCGCGCTTGGTTCAAGTGGTCCGCATTCAAACGGTTATTCTTTAATTCGTAAAGTCATTGATGTTGCTGGTGTAAATCCGGCCACAGAGCAATTAGATGGTCGTCCATTAAGTGAGCAAGTGCTTGCACCGACAAAAATCTATGTAAAATCTGTTCTTGCGTTAATCAAACAAACGGAAGTCCATGCTATTGCGCACTTAACCGGTGGCGGTTTCTGGGAAAATATCCCTCGTGTATTACCGAAAAATACTAAAGCAGTCATTGATGAAAGCAGCTGGGAATGGCAACCGGTGTTCAAATGGTTACAAGAAAAAGGCAACATTGAAACCTATGAAATGTACCGTACATTTAACTGTGGCGTGGGCATGGTGATTGCATTACCACAATCAGAAGTAGAAACCGCTTTAGCGATTTTAAAGCAATCAGGTGAAAATGCCTGGTTAATCGGTCATATCGAAAGTGCGACAGATGACGAACCACAAGTTATCATTAAATGA
- a CDS encoding YfcZ/YiiS family protein, translating to MTVTCKAEESLTCSCVDVGTIIDGSDCAVDIHQTYANKAEAEAALNRFIEKARKTESDPCDIKSEITETENGANLTARFTFSCQAEAMIFELANR from the coding sequence ATGACAGTAACATGCAAAGCAGAAGAATCTCTCACTTGTAGTTGTGTTGATGTGGGTACTATTATTGACGGTTCAGATTGCGCTGTTGATATTCATCAAACCTATGCGAATAAAGCTGAAGCTGAAGCGGCACTTAATCGTTTCATTGAAAAAGCACGCAAAACAGAAAGCGATCCTTGTGACATTAAAAGTGAAATCACTGAAACTGAAAATGGTGCAAATTTAACGGCTCGTTTTACATTTAGCTGCCAAGCTGAAGCGATGATTTTCGAATTAGCGAATCGCTAA